The following are encoded in a window of Pangasianodon hypophthalmus isolate fPanHyp1 chromosome 14, fPanHyp1.pri, whole genome shotgun sequence genomic DNA:
- the si:ch211-153l6.6 gene encoding probable serine/threonine-protein kinase kinX isoform X1 — MIRSRRRRAAARSLVLLRLVQACTSCGRLEMISVWLLVLKLLRATAGVKRPNGNEINEGRRDSLSQQQKEQENLPEAVSMETSQLSEMADVKDYKMDLGEEEEAKYHHSVDDKECFDEHFSDCLDTEKGNSPLATRHKSNDTANECEGTEESNGSANQQEGMMIKDTEEEESNLKESVLSPEPDTDAQAQGQLVEEENNITSSFDAKEPEHQEPQEAPKIEPESVLEQQIKELAVSDASTESCHDNDRDDLSDCLHVEMAIVSSDSDAEEQWKTMFSPVVDEDEFNGILESDTLDVNEETLDVNEETNDQNHAMEDEINSQSEIKAEPDEDEDPTVLTESVDTLEQPECSTECELEDISYKDSIHYSSLSKISENDVDPSQNVKHNLQRLSASTSELDKKLPQDYCVIQEMQSENVSTEHVDFRMARKQWQKMEEQCKAKVQQSTIKQGGQSIMYTPMRNLERTKRDPDSDNLNLGDYQYTQFSPCSDDSGLDDTSYRSHYDEPETPVEREIRETMEREECFKRERAMSRPSSSEPVQNKPRPVTLMMAKSNPEENKKTYNTREDRCRSQRPSSTIPPTFSITASPSSKPTYHEMVANNVIILEPDSHPTNQRQRGKNLLSPVTNRFHEWPSDSSNVIILETSNLIIRSASEFCLSSACQDTQESTFHNNPFFKLRSHSTLSLVDQEIKEVKQRDEEFRRQRAQLYAKEKYDTILVSPNSLQNFTYDKPGGLPAKCKSSPSSPLKARKMDRSTLSCDQKFPEAPYTRVRRKSALIQRWEAAMLANQQQHM; from the exons ATGATTCGCTCGCGACGGCGACGCGCTGCCGCCCGGTCTCTCGTGCTGCTCCGACTCGTGCAAGCATGCACGAGCTGCGGTAGGCTGGAGATGATCTCCGTTTGGCTGCTCGTTTTAAAGCTGCTG AGAGCCACAGCTGGTGTGAAAAGACCAAATgggaatgaaataaatgaaggtAGGAGAGACTCTTTAAGCCAGCAACAAAAAGAGCAAGAAAACCTCCCTGAGGCCGTCTCCATGGAGACCAGCCAGCTTTCAGAAATGGCTGATGTAAAAGACTATAAAATGGATCTTGGGGAAGAAGAAGAGGCCAAATACCACCACAGCGTGGATGATAAAGAGTGTTTTGATGAACATTTCTCCGACTGCCTGGACACTGAAAAGGGCAACTCCCCACTCGCAACTCGGCACAAAAGCAATGACACAGCCAATGAATGTGAGGGCACAGAGGAAAGTAACGGAAGCGCAAACCAACAAGAGGGCATGATGATAAaagacacagaggaagaggagtCAAATCTTAAAGAATCTGTGCTATCTCCGGAGCCTGACACGGATGCCCAAGCACAAGGCCAGCTGGTGGAGGAAGAAAACAACATTACATCCTCTTTTGATGCAAAAGAGCCAGAGCACCAAGAACCACAGGAAGCTCCGAAAATAGAACCAGAATCTGTATTGGAACAGCAAATCAAGGAGCTGGCTGTTTCTGATGCCTCTACCGAATCCTGCCATGATAATGATAGAGATGACCTGAGTGATTGCTTGCATGTGGAGATGGCTATTGTCTCGTCGGACAGCGATGCTGAGGAGCAGTGGAAGACCATGTTTTCTCCTGTTGTTGATGAAGATGAATTTAATGGCATTTTGGAATCAGATACACTTGATGTCAATGAAGAGACACTTGATGTCAACGAAGAGACAAACGACCAAAACCATGCAATGGAGGATGAAATTAATAGCCAGTCCGAGATTAAAGCTGAAcctgatgaagatgaagatccAACAGTGTTGACAGAAAGTGTTGACACTCTTGAGCAGCCGGAATGTTCCACTGAATGTGAGCTGGAAGACATTTCCTATAAGGACTCCATACATTACAGCAGTTTATCCAAGATCTCAGAGAATGATGTGGATCCAAGTCAAAATGTGAAACACAACCTGCAGCGCTTGTCTGCCTCGACCTCCGAGCTTGATAAGAAGTTGCCTCAAGACTATTGCGTGATTCAGGAGATGCAGAGCGAGAATGTCAGCACAGAGCATGTGGATTTCAGGATGGCTCGTAAGCAGTGgcagaaaatggaggaacaaTGCAAGGCCAAGGTCCAGCAATCTACCATAAAGCAAGGTGGACAGAGCATCATGTATACACCCATGCGCAACTTGGAGCGGACCAAGAGAGATCCAGATTCAGACAATTTAAATCTTGGTGACTACCAGTATACCCAGTTTAGCCCGTGTTCAGATGACTCAGGCCTGGATGATACAAGCTACCGGTCTCATTATGATGAACCAGAAACTCCAGTCGAAAGGGAAATCCGTGAGACTATGGAGCGAGAGGAATGTTTCAAACGAGAGAGGGCCATGTCAAGGCCATCATCTAGTGAACCTGTGCAGAATAAACCCAGACCAGTGACTCTGATGATGGCTAAGTCAAATCCAGAGGAGAATAAGAAGACATATAACACACGTGAGGACAGGTGCAGGTCACAAAGACCTTCCAGCACTATACCACCAACCTTCTCTATAACTGCTTCGCCATCATCAAAACCAACCTATCATGAAATGGTGGCCAACAACGTCATCATCCTTGAGCCAGATTCGCATCCCACAAACCAGAGGCAAAGAGGGAAAAATCTGCTTTCTCCAGTGACAAACAGGTTCCATGAGTGGCCCTCAGACTCAAGCAACGTCATCATCCTGGAAACATCTAATCTCATCATCCGGAGTGCTTCCGAATTCTGCCTGAGCAGTGCATGCCAGGATACCCAAGAGAGCACGTTCCACAACAATCCCTTCTTCAAACTGCGATCACACAGCACACTATCTCTGGTGGACCAAGAGATCAAAGAGGTGaagcagagagatgaagaaTTCAGGAGGCAGAGGGCGCAGTTGTACGCCAAAGAGAAGTATGACACGATTCTGGTGTCTCCCAACTCACTGCAGAATTTCACCTATGACAAGCCAG GAGGGTTGCCAGCGAAATGTAAGTCCTCCCCTTCCTCCCCTTTAAAGGCACGCAAAATGGACCGTTCCACTTTATCCTGTGATCAGAAg
- the si:ch211-153l6.6 gene encoding probable serine/threonine-protein kinase kinX isoform X2, giving the protein MIRSRRRRAAARSLVLLRLVQACTSCGRLEMISVWLLVLKLLRATAGVKRPNGNEINEGRRDSLSQQQKEQENLPEAVSMETSQLSEMADVKDYKMDLGEEEEAKYHHSVDDKECFDEHFSDCLDTEKGNSPLATRHKSNDTANECEGTEESNGSANQQEGMMIKDTEEEESNLKESVLSPEPDTDAQAQGQLVEEENNITSSFDAKEPEHQEPQEAPKIEPESVLEQQIKELAVSDASTESCHDNDRDDLSDCLHVEMAIVSSDSDAEEQWKTMFSPVVDEDEFNGILESDTLDVNEETLDVNEETNDQNHAMEDEINSQSEIKAEPDEDEDPTVLTESVDTLEQPECSTECELEDISYKDSIHYSSLSKISENDVDPSQNVKHNLQRLSASTSELDKKLPQDYCVIQEMQSENVSTEHVDFRMARKQWQKMEEQCKAKVQQSTIKQGGQSIMYTPMRNLERTKRDPDSDNLNLGDYQYTQFSPCSDDSGLDDTSYRSHYDEPETPVEREIRETMEREECFKRERAMSRPSSSEPVQNKPRPVTLMMAKSNPEENKKTYNTREDRCRSQRPSSTIPPTFSITASPSSKPTYHEMVANNVIILEPDSHPTNQRQRGKNLLSPVTNRFHEWPSDSSNVIILETSNLIIRSASEFCLSSACQDTQESTFHNNPFFKLRSHSTLSLVDQEIKEVKQRDEEFRRQRAQLYAKEKYDTILVSPNSLQNFTYDKPGGLPAKCKSSPSSPLKARKMDRSTLSCDQKQFYG; this is encoded by the exons ATGATTCGCTCGCGACGGCGACGCGCTGCCGCCCGGTCTCTCGTGCTGCTCCGACTCGTGCAAGCATGCACGAGCTGCGGTAGGCTGGAGATGATCTCCGTTTGGCTGCTCGTTTTAAAGCTGCTG AGAGCCACAGCTGGTGTGAAAAGACCAAATgggaatgaaataaatgaaggtAGGAGAGACTCTTTAAGCCAGCAACAAAAAGAGCAAGAAAACCTCCCTGAGGCCGTCTCCATGGAGACCAGCCAGCTTTCAGAAATGGCTGATGTAAAAGACTATAAAATGGATCTTGGGGAAGAAGAAGAGGCCAAATACCACCACAGCGTGGATGATAAAGAGTGTTTTGATGAACATTTCTCCGACTGCCTGGACACTGAAAAGGGCAACTCCCCACTCGCAACTCGGCACAAAAGCAATGACACAGCCAATGAATGTGAGGGCACAGAGGAAAGTAACGGAAGCGCAAACCAACAAGAGGGCATGATGATAAaagacacagaggaagaggagtCAAATCTTAAAGAATCTGTGCTATCTCCGGAGCCTGACACGGATGCCCAAGCACAAGGCCAGCTGGTGGAGGAAGAAAACAACATTACATCCTCTTTTGATGCAAAAGAGCCAGAGCACCAAGAACCACAGGAAGCTCCGAAAATAGAACCAGAATCTGTATTGGAACAGCAAATCAAGGAGCTGGCTGTTTCTGATGCCTCTACCGAATCCTGCCATGATAATGATAGAGATGACCTGAGTGATTGCTTGCATGTGGAGATGGCTATTGTCTCGTCGGACAGCGATGCTGAGGAGCAGTGGAAGACCATGTTTTCTCCTGTTGTTGATGAAGATGAATTTAATGGCATTTTGGAATCAGATACACTTGATGTCAATGAAGAGACACTTGATGTCAACGAAGAGACAAACGACCAAAACCATGCAATGGAGGATGAAATTAATAGCCAGTCCGAGATTAAAGCTGAAcctgatgaagatgaagatccAACAGTGTTGACAGAAAGTGTTGACACTCTTGAGCAGCCGGAATGTTCCACTGAATGTGAGCTGGAAGACATTTCCTATAAGGACTCCATACATTACAGCAGTTTATCCAAGATCTCAGAGAATGATGTGGATCCAAGTCAAAATGTGAAACACAACCTGCAGCGCTTGTCTGCCTCGACCTCCGAGCTTGATAAGAAGTTGCCTCAAGACTATTGCGTGATTCAGGAGATGCAGAGCGAGAATGTCAGCACAGAGCATGTGGATTTCAGGATGGCTCGTAAGCAGTGgcagaaaatggaggaacaaTGCAAGGCCAAGGTCCAGCAATCTACCATAAAGCAAGGTGGACAGAGCATCATGTATACACCCATGCGCAACTTGGAGCGGACCAAGAGAGATCCAGATTCAGACAATTTAAATCTTGGTGACTACCAGTATACCCAGTTTAGCCCGTGTTCAGATGACTCAGGCCTGGATGATACAAGCTACCGGTCTCATTATGATGAACCAGAAACTCCAGTCGAAAGGGAAATCCGTGAGACTATGGAGCGAGAGGAATGTTTCAAACGAGAGAGGGCCATGTCAAGGCCATCATCTAGTGAACCTGTGCAGAATAAACCCAGACCAGTGACTCTGATGATGGCTAAGTCAAATCCAGAGGAGAATAAGAAGACATATAACACACGTGAGGACAGGTGCAGGTCACAAAGACCTTCCAGCACTATACCACCAACCTTCTCTATAACTGCTTCGCCATCATCAAAACCAACCTATCATGAAATGGTGGCCAACAACGTCATCATCCTTGAGCCAGATTCGCATCCCACAAACCAGAGGCAAAGAGGGAAAAATCTGCTTTCTCCAGTGACAAACAGGTTCCATGAGTGGCCCTCAGACTCAAGCAACGTCATCATCCTGGAAACATCTAATCTCATCATCCGGAGTGCTTCCGAATTCTGCCTGAGCAGTGCATGCCAGGATACCCAAGAGAGCACGTTCCACAACAATCCCTTCTTCAAACTGCGATCACACAGCACACTATCTCTGGTGGACCAAGAGATCAAAGAGGTGaagcagagagatgaagaaTTCAGGAGGCAGAGGGCGCAGTTGTACGCCAAAGAGAAGTATGACACGATTCTGGTGTCTCCCAACTCACTGCAGAATTTCACCTATGACAAGCCAG GAGGGTTGCCAGCGAAATGTAAGTCCTCCCCTTCCTCCCCTTTAAAGGCACGCAAAATGGACCGTTCCACTTTATCCTGTGATCAGAAg
- the si:ch211-153l6.6 gene encoding uncharacterized protein si:ch211-153l6.6 isoform X3 translates to METSQLSEMADVKDYKMDLGEEEEAKYHHSVDDKECFDEHFSDCLDTEKGNSPLATRHKSNDTANECEGTEESNGSANQQEGMMIKDTEEEESNLKESVLSPEPDTDAQAQGQLVEEENNITSSFDAKEPEHQEPQEAPKIEPESVLEQQIKELAVSDASTESCHDNDRDDLSDCLHVEMAIVSSDSDAEEQWKTMFSPVVDEDEFNGILESDTLDVNEETLDVNEETNDQNHAMEDEINSQSEIKAEPDEDEDPTVLTESVDTLEQPECSTECELEDISYKDSIHYSSLSKISENDVDPSQNVKHNLQRLSASTSELDKKLPQDYCVIQEMQSENVSTEHVDFRMARKQWQKMEEQCKAKVQQSTIKQGGQSIMYTPMRNLERTKRDPDSDNLNLGDYQYTQFSPCSDDSGLDDTSYRSHYDEPETPVEREIRETMEREECFKRERAMSRPSSSEPVQNKPRPVTLMMAKSNPEENKKTYNTREDRCRSQRPSSTIPPTFSITASPSSKPTYHEMVANNVIILEPDSHPTNQRQRGKNLLSPVTNRFHEWPSDSSNVIILETSNLIIRSASEFCLSSACQDTQESTFHNNPFFKLRSHSTLSLVDQEIKEVKQRDEEFRRQRAQLYAKEKYDTILVSPNSLQNFTYDKPGGLPAKCKSSPSSPLKARKMDRSTLSCDQKFPEAPYTRVRRKSALIQRWEAAMLANQQQHM, encoded by the exons ATGGAGACCAGCCAGCTTTCAGAAATGGCTGATGTAAAAGACTATAAAATGGATCTTGGGGAAGAAGAAGAGGCCAAATACCACCACAGCGTGGATGATAAAGAGTGTTTTGATGAACATTTCTCCGACTGCCTGGACACTGAAAAGGGCAACTCCCCACTCGCAACTCGGCACAAAAGCAATGACACAGCCAATGAATGTGAGGGCACAGAGGAAAGTAACGGAAGCGCAAACCAACAAGAGGGCATGATGATAAaagacacagaggaagaggagtCAAATCTTAAAGAATCTGTGCTATCTCCGGAGCCTGACACGGATGCCCAAGCACAAGGCCAGCTGGTGGAGGAAGAAAACAACATTACATCCTCTTTTGATGCAAAAGAGCCAGAGCACCAAGAACCACAGGAAGCTCCGAAAATAGAACCAGAATCTGTATTGGAACAGCAAATCAAGGAGCTGGCTGTTTCTGATGCCTCTACCGAATCCTGCCATGATAATGATAGAGATGACCTGAGTGATTGCTTGCATGTGGAGATGGCTATTGTCTCGTCGGACAGCGATGCTGAGGAGCAGTGGAAGACCATGTTTTCTCCTGTTGTTGATGAAGATGAATTTAATGGCATTTTGGAATCAGATACACTTGATGTCAATGAAGAGACACTTGATGTCAACGAAGAGACAAACGACCAAAACCATGCAATGGAGGATGAAATTAATAGCCAGTCCGAGATTAAAGCTGAAcctgatgaagatgaagatccAACAGTGTTGACAGAAAGTGTTGACACTCTTGAGCAGCCGGAATGTTCCACTGAATGTGAGCTGGAAGACATTTCCTATAAGGACTCCATACATTACAGCAGTTTATCCAAGATCTCAGAGAATGATGTGGATCCAAGTCAAAATGTGAAACACAACCTGCAGCGCTTGTCTGCCTCGACCTCCGAGCTTGATAAGAAGTTGCCTCAAGACTATTGCGTGATTCAGGAGATGCAGAGCGAGAATGTCAGCACAGAGCATGTGGATTTCAGGATGGCTCGTAAGCAGTGgcagaaaatggaggaacaaTGCAAGGCCAAGGTCCAGCAATCTACCATAAAGCAAGGTGGACAGAGCATCATGTATACACCCATGCGCAACTTGGAGCGGACCAAGAGAGATCCAGATTCAGACAATTTAAATCTTGGTGACTACCAGTATACCCAGTTTAGCCCGTGTTCAGATGACTCAGGCCTGGATGATACAAGCTACCGGTCTCATTATGATGAACCAGAAACTCCAGTCGAAAGGGAAATCCGTGAGACTATGGAGCGAGAGGAATGTTTCAAACGAGAGAGGGCCATGTCAAGGCCATCATCTAGTGAACCTGTGCAGAATAAACCCAGACCAGTGACTCTGATGATGGCTAAGTCAAATCCAGAGGAGAATAAGAAGACATATAACACACGTGAGGACAGGTGCAGGTCACAAAGACCTTCCAGCACTATACCACCAACCTTCTCTATAACTGCTTCGCCATCATCAAAACCAACCTATCATGAAATGGTGGCCAACAACGTCATCATCCTTGAGCCAGATTCGCATCCCACAAACCAGAGGCAAAGAGGGAAAAATCTGCTTTCTCCAGTGACAAACAGGTTCCATGAGTGGCCCTCAGACTCAAGCAACGTCATCATCCTGGAAACATCTAATCTCATCATCCGGAGTGCTTCCGAATTCTGCCTGAGCAGTGCATGCCAGGATACCCAAGAGAGCACGTTCCACAACAATCCCTTCTTCAAACTGCGATCACACAGCACACTATCTCTGGTGGACCAAGAGATCAAAGAGGTGaagcagagagatgaagaaTTCAGGAGGCAGAGGGCGCAGTTGTACGCCAAAGAGAAGTATGACACGATTCTGGTGTCTCCCAACTCACTGCAGAATTTCACCTATGACAAGCCAG GAGGGTTGCCAGCGAAATGTAAGTCCTCCCCTTCCTCCCCTTTAAAGGCACGCAAAATGGACCGTTCCACTTTATCCTGTGATCAGAAg
- the palmda gene encoding palmdelphin, producing the protein MEEAELLKERLQAITKKRKIQEDIVSKRLEIDKEKLKLQQLKKKSARDLWLMGGTSAGAAQKEQKAQDVTQQTKALQANIHRIEKEIEALEREELNISTNEGLILNRLKAIEKSTEDIIKAANENFKSEPIHVYSGIPDTQKSLNMRKQPTVDQGTKIDQQKPALFAMEINVQKDLRTGESRVVSTSTVPAQELQQRGIKVYDDGRKSVYALHTALEQPEANGVDELSPKEVEELLKQATEKRKKPQEQNEPLCIKNYQNSHCSEICNMDMSEWPELEYSHSNLHYPYQEIHEPAHMFHHYSDQHEYYHNSNGNSYEIYGGETRSDPKHFYDPRERHRRTPSQHVDSVVNQVPPLSYRENPKLSILNTLPSDEPVSMIFMGYQKAEEDAQSYEGSIQAELVIIGDGEEEALTSDTPFQKRHVHSLQNLNTNNASTHLASETSSPASLYSQTV; encoded by the exons ATGGAAGAGGCAGAACTGTTAAAGGAGAGACTTCAAGCCATTACA AAAAAACGAAAAATCCAGGAGGACATTGTCTCAAAGCGGCTGGAGATCGACAAGGAAAAACTTAAACTTCAGCAACTGAAG AAAAAATCTGCAAGAGATCTATGGCTTATGGGTGGCACGAGTGCTGGAGCGGCCCAGAAGGAGCAGAAAGCGCAGGATGTCACCCAGCAGACCAAAGCACTACAGGCTAACATTCATCG GATAGAGAAAGAAATTGAGGCTCTGGAGAGGGAAGAGCTCAACATCTCCACAAATGAAGGCCTCATCCTGAACAGGCTGAAAGCCATTGAGAAGTCCACAGAGGACATTATTAAG GCAGCAAATGAAAATTTCAAGTCAG AACCTATCCATGTTTATTCAGGAATTCCAGATACTCAAAAATCTTTAAACATGAGGAAACAGCCAACTGTGGATCAAGGAACCAAAATTGACCAACAGAAACCTG CTTTGTTTGCAATGGAGATCAATGTGCAGAAGGACCTGCGCACCGGTGAGAGCCGCGTCGTCTCCACCAGCACAGTCCCGGCCCAGGAATTACAGCAGCGCGGCATCAAGGTGTACGATGACGGCCGTAAGTCTGTGTACGCTTTGCATACTGCCTTGGAACAGCCTGAAGCCAATGGAGTGGATGAGCTCAGTCCTAAGGAGGTGGAGGAGCTCCTCAAACAGGCCacagagaaaaggaagaagccTCAAGAGCAAAATGAGCCTCTGTGTATCAAGAACTACCAGAATAGCCACTGCTCAGAGATTTGTAATATGGATATGAGTGAATGGCCAGAGCTAGAGTACAGTCACAGTAACCTACACTATCCCTACCAGGAAATTCATGAACCTGCTCACATGTTCCATCATTACAGTGACCAACATGAGTATTATCACAACAGCAATGGCAACAGCTATGAGATATATGGAGGGGAAACAAGAAGTGACCCAAAGCACTTTTACGACCCCCGAGAGAGACACAGAAGAACTCCAAGTCAGCATGTGGACTCTGTTGTGAATCAAGTACCTCCTTTGTCCTACAGAGAGAACCCTAAACTCAGCATCCTAAACACTTTGCCTTCAGATGAACCTGTCTCTATGATCTTCATGGGATATCAGAAAGCTGAGGAAGATGCACAGAGCTATGAAGGCTCCATTCAGGCAGAGCTCGTCATCATCGGAGACGGTGAAGAAGAAGCCTTAACCAGTGACACTCCTTTCCAAAAAAGACACGTCCATTCTCTCCAGAACCTCAATACCAACAATGCGTCCACACACTTGGCCTCTGAGACGTCGTCTCCAG CTTCCCTGTACAGCCAAACGGTGTAG